The region CATCGTCGGCGTCATCCTCGACCGCGACGACCTCTTCTCGGACCTCATCTGCGACGGCATCCACGTCGCCCCCGCCCTCGTCCGCCTCTGGTTCCGCCTCAAGCAGGAGAAAGCCATCCTCATCACCGACGCCATGTCCGCCACCGGCATGCCCGACGGCGAATACCACCTCGGCTCCTTCGCCGTGACCGTCAAAGACCACCGCTGCACCCTCACCGACGCACCCGACACCCTGGCTGGCTCCGTCCTTACCCTCGATCAGGCCGTCGCCAACCTGCAATCCTTCACCAACGCCACCCTGGCCCAGGCAGTCCGCTGCGCCAGTTCCCACCCCGCCAGAATGTTAGGCCTCGAAGACACCATAGCCAGCCTCCGCCCCGGCCAACCCGCCACCTTCAACCAATACACCCCCGAAGGCCGCCTCGAAGCCACCTACCTCCAGGGCCACCGCACCTGAGGCAGGCCCTAGGCCCTAGGCACTAGGCCCTGCTTTCTAGCCCGCCACAAAGCCCCCTCCAACGCATTCACAGCCCCATCCATCACCTCCACTCCACCCATCTCCATCAACCGTTCCGTCATAGCCCTTCGCACCGGCTCAATCCGAGCCAGCACACTCCCCGTATAAGCCACCCGGATCACCTCACCCACCTCCCCACACCCCCGCATCTTTCCCGCAACAGTAGAAACCTGATCCGCCAGCGCCCACCCGGCCCGCTCCAGCAGCTTCATCGCAATCTCATCCCCCGTCTCCGCAACCCGCATCACCACCGGAGCGAGCGCCGCAAAGTCCGGCCCCGGCCGCGCGTTCGCCACCCCCACAACCTCCGCCAGATCCTCCGCACCCCAGGCCGCCTTGATCCCATCCACCAGCCCCGTCTGCACCCCCCGATCCAGCGCCCAGAACGCCGCCCGCACCGCCTCCGCCCCAATCCAGTACCCCGACCCCTCATCCCCGATCGCCGGCCCCCACCCACCCGCCGTGAACCGGGTCCCATCCCCACACCGCCCCACAACAGCCGATCCCGTACCCCCAATCACCAGTACCCCCGCCCCCCCCGGAACGCCCCATCCAAAGCAATCTCTTCATCCCCACAAATCTCCAAATCTCCACCCACACTCGACGTAATCACTCGCCTCACAAACTCCCGCACAGACGTAATCGAGACTCCCGCCAATCCCACACAAGTCCGCGTAACCTCCTGCAGCGACACCCCCGCCATAGCCTCCACCTCACCCAGCAGCACCCGCAGCCGAGCCTCCGCAACCTCTTCCCCTACCCGGATCAGCTTCACCGATCCGCATGTCGCCCGCCCCAGCACCTCCGTCTCATTCCCCAGCCAGCACTCCGTCTTCGTACCCCCCGCATCCACGCCAACATAGAACCCCATCCGCACACTCCTCCGTTCATACCGCCAAGCCCGTTATCATAAACGCTCACGAGCCATTCACGTCCGGAGAACGCATTTGACCCCGAGCCTCACCCCATTACTCCTCACCATCCCGACGCTCGGCACCACCCGTCTCTCCCCATTCGACCTCGCCCTGGTCGCCCTCTACCTCGTCGCCATCACCATCTTCGGCCTCCGCTTCAGCAAGCGTGACAAGACCTCCAAGGACAAGTCGCTCAAGAGTTACTTCCTGGCTAACAACACCATTCCCTGGTGGGCCATAGCCCTTTCCATCGTCTCCGCCGAAACCAGCACTCTCACCATCGTCTCCATCCCCGGCGTAGCCTTTGCCGGCGACTTCGGCTTCCTCCAGATCGTCCTCGGCTACATGCTCGGCCGCATCGTCGTAGCCGCCCTCTTCCTTCCAAAGTATTTCCAAGGGGAAATGCTCACCGCCTACCAGCTCATCGACCGCCGCTTCGGCGCCGGCCTTCACAAGGTCACCGCCAGCCTCTTCCTCCTCACCCGAGCAGCCGCAGAAGGCGTCCGAGTCTTCGCCATCTCCATCGTCGTAGGCCTGGCCATCGGCACCGGCGACGTCCTCTCCATCGCCATCATCTCCGCCCTCACCCTCCTCTACACCTTTGAAGGAGGCATGGCCGCTGTCATCTGGACCGACGTCGTCCAGATGGCCCTCTACGTCGCCGGAACCATCGTCGCCATCTTCACCCTCGGAGCCCACGTCCCCGGCGGCTGGTCTCACATCCACGCCGTCGCCGGAGCCGCCGGAAAGTTCCACATGCTCGACTTCTCCCTCACCCTCACCAGGTCCTACACCTTCTGGGCCGGCATCCTCGGCGGAACCTTCCTGACGATGGCCTCCCACGGCACCGACCAGCTCATGGTCCAGCGCATGCTCGCCGCCCGCAACCTCCGCGAGTCACGCCTCGCCCTCCTCAGCTCCGGCGCCGTCATCTTCCTCCAGTTCACCTTGTTCCTCCTCATCGGAGCTGGCCTCTACGTCTTCTACGGCAACCACCCGCAATCCTTCAAGTCCAACGACCACATCTTCCCCACCTTCATCGTCCGCGAGATGCCCCACGGCGTAGCCGGCCTCCTCATCGCAGCGATCTTAGCCGCCGCCATGTCCAATCTCTCCGCCGCCCTGAACTCCCTCGCCAGCACCACCGTCATAGACTTCTACGTCCCGTTCAAATCCCGCACCAGTTCTCCAAAAAAAGCCGTCGTCATTCTGAGCGAAGCTCAGAACCTCAGTATTTCGCCTGAACCAGCACCAAGTTCGACCGATACCACTCTCATCTCCCGCCTGGCCACCATCCTCTGGGCCATCGTCCTCTTCGCCATAGCCGTCTACTCCGTCCACGCCGGAGGCAAAGGCCACGTAGTAGAAACCGGCCTCTCCATAGCCTCGGTAGCCTACGGCTGCCTCCTCGGAGTCTTCCTCCTGGGCACCCTCACCAAATACGCAACCGAACTAGGAGCGACCTTGGGCATGATCTGCGGCTTCGCACTTAACCTCTTCCTCTATCAAGCCACCTTCCCCCACCCCTTCATACCCTTGCCCATCCGCATCGCCTTCACCTGGTACGTCCTCATAGGCTCCCTCGCCACCTTCGCCCTCGGCAGCCTCTTCAGCCTCATCCCCCGCCCCAAACCACCCACCCTCACCACAGCCGCCATCTTGCTCATCTTCACCATCGCCTCCTCAGCCCAACCTACCCACGCCGTCATTCTGCGCGCAGCGGAGAATCTCAGTAGTTCGCTCGTAGCGGCACAAGCCCCGCCCTCAATCCCCTACGACTTCACCTCCGCCTCCACCCTCATCCAAACCGCAATA is a window of Granulicella tundricola MP5ACTX9 DNA encoding:
- a CDS encoding BadF/BadG/BcrA/BcrD ATPase family protein is translated as MGFYVGVDAGGTKTECWLGNETEVLGRATCGSVKLIRVGEEVAEARLRVLLGEVEAMAGVSLQEVTRTCVGLAGVSITSVREFVRRVITSSVGGDLEICGDEEIALDGAFRGGRGYW
- a CDS encoding N-acetylglucosamine kinase gives rise to the protein MIGGTGSAVVGRCGDGTRFTAGGWGPAIGDEGSGYWIGAEAVRAAFWALDRGVQTGLVDGIKAAWGAEDLAEVVGVANARPGPDFAALAPVVMRVAETGDEIAMKLLERAGWALADQVSTVAGKMRGCGEVGEVIRVAYTGSVLARIEPVRRAMTERLMEMGGVEVMDGAVNALEGALWRARKQGLVPRA